CGGGATTGACGTTCGCCTGCAAGCTGGCAAGCGACATCGCTTTCACGGGACGCACAGCCGTCGAACTTGCGAAGTCGAAGGGCGTACGCCGTCGGCTCGTCAGCGTCGCGCTCGACGGGGCGAGCGACAAGATGCTGTGGGGCGGGGAAGCGGTGTTGCGCGACGCTCAGCCGGTCGGGTTCATCTCCTCGGCGGCCTTTGGCCACACCATCGACGCGCCCGTGGGCCTCGCCTATCTGACGAACCCGGATGGCCCCGTGTCCACCGAGTACATCGAGACCGGTCGTTATCAGGTCGATCTCGCGGGCGAACTGCTCGACGCGCGGGTGCAGTTGCGCGCACTGTATGACCCGAAAGGCGAGCGGGTGAAGGGCTGAACGCCGAAGGTCTGTGTGGCTGCATCGTGCGCCGGGCCCGAAGTCGGCAAGCCTTGTTCGACGGACGATGCGTGCCGACGCGGGGCGGTCGATCCCCGCGCTTCGGGCGAACTCGTCGCCGCTTCTGTAAAATGCCGCTTTTGCCTCGATTTCGCGCGCCACCGCCTGGCGCGCGTCCGGTCTCTGACGTATGTCTTTTGCTTGTATTGCGGCGGCGCGCCGCTTCGACGACCGAGCGCATCTGCCGCTCGTGATCGGCTCGCAGCGTTTTGGATGGATTCGCCGTAGCGACGTGGAGTCGCTGTGCCGCTGGCCCGACGTGTTCGAGATCAGTTCGCTCGCCGTGCGCATTCATCCGCGTCACGATACGTGCGAAGCCCGCACGGCGGCGCTGGCACCCGTGATCGAAGCCCTCGCCGCCGAGGGGCGCATCACCGGCTGGCGCAACGAGCATTACGCGATCCGCCAGCGTCTGTACGACGCGCCGCTCGCGTGGATCGAACGCGCTGCTTCGCGCTTCTTTGGCACGCGCACCTTCGCCGTGCACGTGAACGGCTACGTACCCGCTCGTTTCGTCGGCGAAGCGCCGAAGATGTGGATCGCACGCCGCAGCGTGCTCAAGGCCACCGATCCGGGCTGTCTCGACAACCTGTCGGCTGGGGGCATCGGTAACGGCATTGGCGTGGGCGACACGCTGGTCAAGGAGTGCTGGGAAGAAGCGGGTATTCCGGCGCATCTGGCAAACGAAGCGCGTCCGGGCCGTACGCTGCACATCCTTGCGGAAATTCCCGAAGGCGTGCAGTCCGAGCAGATTTTCGTCTACGATCTTGCGCTGCCGCGCGGCTTCGTTCCCGAGAATCAGGACGGCGAGGCGAGCGCGCACTGGCTGTGCACGGCGGGCGACGTACGCGACGTGATCGCGCGCGGCAAGATGACGGTCGATGCAAGCCTCGCGAGCCTCGACTTCCTGCTGCGCGAAGGCGCGATCCGCGTGAAAGACTGCGCCGGTATCGAGGCGTTGTTCAAGCCAGCGGACGAGTAAGTTCGCGCCGGACTGCGCCTGATGCCGAGTGCGCGCGCAACCGACATCGAATCGACGAATCACCGAATTTCAACACTGCAACGCTCATTGCAAGCCTTTGCCCAGGAGCAATCATGGCACCGATCGAAAATAGCTACATTCTGAAGTTGTCCTGCCCGGACCGTCCCGGCATCGTCCACACGGTGGCCGGTTTCCTGGTCGAGCGCGGCGGCAACATTCTCGACTCGGCGCAGTTCAACGATCGCTTCACGGGCGGCTTCTTCATGCGCGTGCATTTTCAGCAACTGCCGGGCCAGACCGATCTGGCGTCGCTCCAGCGTGACTTTGCACCGCTGGCCGAGCAGTTCGAGATGGAATGGGAACTGGTCGACGCGTCGATCAAGCCGCGCGTCATGCTCATGGTGTCGAAGATCGGCCACTGCCTGAACGACCTGCTGTTCCGCTACAAGACCGGTCAGCTCAACGTCGAAATCCCGGTGATCGTCTCGAACCACAAGGATTTCTACCAACTGGCGGCAAGCTACAACATCCCGTTCCACTATCTGCCGCTCATGAACGCGACGCCCGAGTCGAAGGCGGCCCAGGAAGCCAAGGTGTTCGAGCTGGTCGAAGACAACAACATCGATCTGGTGGTGCTGGCGCGTTACATGCAGGTGCTCTCCAGCGATCTGTGCAAGAAGCTGGCGGGCCGCGCCATCAACATCCACCATTCGTTTCTGCCGAGCTTCAAGGGCGCGAAGCCGTACTATCAGGCGTTCGACCGCGGCGTGAAGCTGATCGGGGCGACGGCGCATTACGTGACGTCCGACCTCGACGAAGGTCCGATCATCGAGCAGGAAGTCGAGCGAGTCGACCACACGATGGACCCCGAGCAACTGACCGCCATCGGTCGCGACGTGGAATGTGTCGCACTCGCGCGCGCGGTGCGCTTTCACGCCGAGCACCGCATTTTGCTGAACGGCCACAAGACGGTGATCTTCCGCTAAGCGATGCGCTGAAGTGCGTGTCGCCAGAAGCGGCACATCGCGCAAACGAAAAAGCCCGGGACGTAAAGTCTCGGGCTTTTTTGTGCGCGCATGAAGCGTATCAGGTGCGCTGTGCCAGTTCGCTGCCCGCATCGCGCGAAAGCCGCGCAATCGAGATCGTGGAGCTGACGGCGATCAGGCCGACGACGAGGAACGCCCACGGGAAGTCGACGTTCGTCACATGGTCGCGCCCATGCAGCCACGACGACGTCTGCAACACCGCTGCGCCAATCGTGATCCCGAGTGTGAGCGACACCTGTTGTGCGACGCTGGCGAGACTCGTCGCCTGACTCATGCGATGCCCCGGCACGTCGGCGTAGGAAATCGCATTCAGACTCGTGAATTGCAGCGAGCGGAAGCAACCGCCGAACAACAGCGTGCCGAGAATGACCAGATGCGAGGTCTGGTCGGTGAAGAGTCCATACCCCCCGATGGTCGCCGCCGCAATGACGGCATTCGTCATCAGCACACGGCGGAACCCCCAGCGCTGAAGAATGCGCAGCGAGAGCGTCTTCATGAACATTGCACCGGCCGCCGAGATGAACGTCAGCGCGCCCGACTCCAGCGGCGTCATGCCGAAGCCGAGTTGCAGCATCAGCGGTAAGAGAAACGGTGTCGCACCTACGCCAATGCGAAACAGCGTGCCGCCACCGACACCCGCGCGGAACGTGGGAATGCGAAAGAGATCGAGCCGCAACAACGGATGCGCAATCCCTTTCGCGTGGCGGAGATACGCGACGATCAGCGCAGCGCCGAGGGCGACCAGACCGAGGGCGAGCGGCGTCGGGATCAGATGACGTCCAATGGTCGACAGGCCCAGCATCAGGATCGACAGTCCGAAGCCCGAGAGCAGGAAGCCTTTGACGTCGAGCGGCGGTACCTCGTCCTCATAAAGATCGGGGATGAATTTCGTCGCGAGGATGAAACCGAGCACCCCGATGGGGATATTGATAAAGAAGATCCAGCGCCAGTGCCAGTACGTCGTGACGAAGCCACCGAGCGGCGGACCGAGCACCGGACCGACCAGCGCCGGGATCGTGAGATAGTTGAGCGCGCGCACCATGTCGCGCTTCTCCACCGATTTGAGCAGTGCGAGTCGACCCACCGGCACCATCATCGCGCCGCCCATACCTTGCACGAAGCGAGCGATCACCAGTTCCGGCAAGTTGGTCGAGATGCCGCAGCAGATGGAGCCGACGACGAACACGCCGATGGCGATGCGAAAGACATTACGCGTGCCGAAGCGATCGGCGATCCAGCCACTGACCGGAATGAAGACTGCGAGACTGATGAGGTACGTCGTGAGGGCGAGCTTGAGCGTGATCGGACTCTCGCCGAGATCTTTCGCGATCAACGGCAAGGAAGTGGACAACACGGTGGAATCCATGTTCTCCATGAATAGCGCGCAGGCAACAATCAGTGGAACAAGCATGAGGCATGACGTTGCCATCGTGGCAACGAGAGTAAGCGAACGAGGTACGGCAAGAGGTGCAGCACGGGGGTACAGCGCAGACGATGTCGCAGATGACGCTTTCTGCGTTTATAGCAAATTCCGGTGCGGCCCGTCCCGTTGACCGGGGGAACCGAGGCGTCATGCGGGTTTCGGACGAGGCGATAGCGTGACGCGTCGTTTCAGACAGCGGAATGCTGTGCCGCACGGCGATATGCCGTTTTATCTGTCGAACCCGAAAAGTCGTCAATGCGACTCAAGAAAGTCACGGAGGACGTGAAGATGCGTATGCGCTTCGTCGTCTTCCAGTCGATGCGCCGCAGTGAGTAGCGTGACCGACCCTTCCTTCAGACGCGCGCGCAGTTCGGTCAGCATGGTGTTGTGCTCGGCCTCCAGCACTGACAGTTCTTCGAGGAAGCGACTCCGAAACTCGGAGAACTCGTTGGGATGATCATGAAACCATTTGCGCAGTGGTGTGCTCGGCGTAACGTCTTTTGCCCAGAAGTCGATGTGCGCTTTGACCTTGGCCAACCCACGGGGCCAGAGGCGGTCGGCGAGAACACGCTGGCCGTCGGCGGAATCGGGGGCATCGTAGGCGCGCTTGAATCGAATGTTGTAGGACGGCATGGGGGACGGCCTCCGGTCGTGATCGCGGGAGCGCGCGCAGCGTGTGCTGAACGGGTGGGCGCGCAATACTGCGGAGCTTACCGGAG
The Pandoraea oxalativorans genome window above contains:
- a CDS encoding NUDIX hydrolase, with the translated sequence MSFACIAAARRFDDRAHLPLVIGSQRFGWIRRSDVESLCRWPDVFEISSLAVRIHPRHDTCEARTAALAPVIEALAAEGRITGWRNEHYAIRQRLYDAPLAWIERAASRFFGTRTFAVHVNGYVPARFVGEAPKMWIARRSVLKATDPGCLDNLSAGGIGNGIGVGDTLVKECWEEAGIPAHLANEARPGRTLHILAEIPEGVQSEQIFVYDLALPRGFVPENQDGEASAHWLCTAGDVRDVIARGKMTVDASLASLDFLLREGAIRVKDCAGIEALFKPADE
- a CDS encoding MFS transporter is translated as MLVPLIVACALFMENMDSTVLSTSLPLIAKDLGESPITLKLALTTYLISLAVFIPVSGWIADRFGTRNVFRIAIGVFVVGSICCGISTNLPELVIARFVQGMGGAMMVPVGRLALLKSVEKRDMVRALNYLTIPALVGPVLGPPLGGFVTTYWHWRWIFFINIPIGVLGFILATKFIPDLYEDEVPPLDVKGFLLSGFGLSILMLGLSTIGRHLIPTPLALGLVALGAALIVAYLRHAKGIAHPLLRLDLFRIPTFRAGVGGGTLFRIGVGATPFLLPLMLQLGFGMTPLESGALTFISAAGAMFMKTLSLRILQRWGFRRVLMTNAVIAAATIGGYGLFTDQTSHLVILGTLLFGGCFRSLQFTSLNAISYADVPGHRMSQATSLASVAQQVSLTLGITIGAAVLQTSSWLHGRDHVTNVDFPWAFLVVGLIAVSSTISIARLSRDAGSELAQRT
- the purU gene encoding formyltetrahydrofolate deformylase, whose product is MAPIENSYILKLSCPDRPGIVHTVAGFLVERGGNILDSAQFNDRFTGGFFMRVHFQQLPGQTDLASLQRDFAPLAEQFEMEWELVDASIKPRVMLMVSKIGHCLNDLLFRYKTGQLNVEIPVIVSNHKDFYQLAASYNIPFHYLPLMNATPESKAAQEAKVFELVEDNNIDLVVLARYMQVLSSDLCKKLAGRAINIHHSFLPSFKGAKPYYQAFDRGVKLIGATAHYVTSDLDEGPIIEQEVERVDHTMDPEQLTAIGRDVECVALARAVRFHAEHRILLNGHKTVIFR
- a CDS encoding DUF488 domain-containing protein codes for the protein MPSYNIRFKRAYDAPDSADGQRVLADRLWPRGLAKVKAHIDFWAKDVTPSTPLRKWFHDHPNEFSEFRSRFLEELSVLEAEHNTMLTELRARLKEGSVTLLTAAHRLEDDEAHTHLHVLRDFLESH